In the Salvia splendens isolate huo1 chromosome 16, SspV2, whole genome shotgun sequence genome, cgttttttgttgatcgtattgacatttcggAACTAATGATCTAGGCTCTTGATTTAAATATCTAAatgctattatttaattatagttagcaattaagtattgagttagcaacaTAATGCTGCCCTtttaataggagtataaaaAACTCATTAAAATGTAGAGGGATTTGATTGGATTGGGCTATTCGATTGAAATGAACTCTAATTTGACCGTTTTCAACCGAAGCCCAATCTAGGCCTAGAGCCATAAGAAATCACACAGTTACTCAGACCTTCTTGGATCGGCACAAACAAGGCCCATTACTATTAATGCTACGTAGAccgtagtactatattttaattatgacCCTAATTATTCTGTCTAATTATATTTTCCAAAATCTTCCTTAATTCAATTCAGTTTTTcttaaaaattattgtaataagataaatttgaatatgcatattttttctaatattaatataatattttatgtaatttaattaattgaagattATATATCTGAACTATAATTGAAAATAAGAACGTAATCATCCAATTATCACTATTTTCAATTTATagtatttaatagtagtaaaaaaaaatacatgctACATGAAAAATAGCATTGACCCTACTTTTCCCTCCATGCAGTTGACAAATGATATCAAAgagtaataattttattaaatgcaATTGATATATGACAAATGATATCATTGGTAAAAGCAAATTATGAAACTAGACAATAGTACATTACAAATGATGTTTTTTGTACAAGAACAAGATATAATAAAAGTAATGATATTATTGGGTTACGTGGATGGGACCACAGATGCATAACATCCACATAAAATACCTACCATTAAGgtataataaacaaataaagaatGTTTAGTTTCACGTCTACTGTAAAATGAAGTTCTGTAGAATGAACTTGTGGCTAGTTTGATAGTTTAAAAAATTGGTGAATGTACGATTGCACAAATGAAGGAAGTTTGATCACTAAATTTCTCCATACTTAACAAAAATCCTTCATTTAAGATAAATTAAATTCCCTACTTCCTGAGAAAAGCTTCACCGTTATGAATGCCTTGAGAGATCCATTAATGTTACCAGAAAATCGCATAACATTTTCGTAATTCAATATTTCAAAACTACCCaccaaataaataaagaataataataaaaataaacactAAAAATTATTTCTGATTACAAGCTCACATGAGATGAGAGTACAAACAAACTATGATATAGCAACTGAGATATATTTTGTTTCTCCTTATGAAAAAGTGGGAGTAACATAAACAATAATTGGACAAATTGTTCCAAAATAGCTGCATCAgccaaaaatcataaaataaaaggCAGAAACCAATATCCAGAAAATTAGGTCTCATGACTAACATTTCTGCTAGAAGTCTGGTTTTCTACTGCAAAATGATATCTCACCTCATGTTCATTGCACCAATAAACTCCACATGCATAGCAGGAACATAACCACCATGATTAGTACATGTGGGTCATATATTTAGTACAAATAACATTAAGGAGAACAATTTTACAATAATGATGCACATTATTTTACAATAAAAGATATCAAATATAGATCTTTACCAGATACCTCATTACCATGAGGCCTACAAAACCTACACTCTGAATTATGAAGCCCTTTACACTTCATTTTTTCTACAAAGATTGTTGATTTCCAACAGAGAGAAGGGTTGCAATTAAAAATGCTGCAACCTCCCTTTGAACTCAGCAGGAAGTATTTGTACAGAATCCACACACAGCCCACCTTTGGTGTGAGTGCAATCAATCTGTGTCATCGAATATTTGACTTTGATCGATTTGCACGAGCTGGAGACAACAAAATCTCCGGCATGATAATGGATCCACCTCCCTTGCTCCTTCAAGTAGCACTGTTTTGTTGCTTGCTGACCATCAGAGGTCGAAAGCTGGAACCGCACAGGCTTTTTATCCCAGCCATGAACGTGCTCCGAGTTGCAAACCCTACGCCCAAACCTCTTATTGGCGCGTCCTAGTTGTAATCTGAAGAATATACTGTAAGACCCTGCCGGAAAGGGGAACTCTATCTCCCCATCGACCTCAAACCACCATATTTGCTGGAGATACGCAACTGATGCAAACCTACACACAAGAATAAATTTCATCAGTTTTAGTTAACTTACTGGCTATGAAATGCACATGTATTGCTTCTAAAAGAACACGGGGAGGGAGACAAGGTTCACTATTTCTACAGAGTTTGAGGTCATTAACAAGATTCACTATTTCTACTGCAGGATTCAAGAAACTTTTGTAATTAGTCACCACTCACCAACAATCCAATTGACCATACACAAGTTAGCATACTTTCTTCGTTTGTGAAATCCAACAAATTTACTTTTAAAATCGGTTTCTTTTCCAATAGTCAGAAATGTTTTCTGATTCATACCTATGAAAGGAATAGCAAGATATGGTTTTACAGCCATTTGTTTAATTCCTAACAATGACCATGTTCGGTAAGCAATGTATCTTTCAAGATTTTGGCAATTATTTCAGCAAATCCCATAGAAAGACCAATCAATACAAAATCTTTCTGTTGCATAATATTGTAACACACCTAAAATGTAACTACTTTCTTGCGTTTAATTTGTGTCAAAGCTTGGACTAAGAAGAATGACATTGGCTAATACGACAAATACATTGATGGATTGAACATTTTTAGctcatttcataattaaattcttcaaattctcaatttaattaatccTCACCTTGATTCCTCAGTTGGAATACGGCTCCAATATCTCCTATCATCAATCCCTGTTATCACCAATCCATTTGAAGACACCGACATGCAAATGTTGGCTGTCCTCTTATCCAACCATACTTTCTGCAAAATCACCCAAAATCGATCAATCAATCACCCAAATCTCAATGAAACCCTATTCCAAAacaattcaacaaaaataaaatccaaaagCATAACAAATTGAGATAATTAAGGAATTGAATCAATTCTAGGGCACACCTTAGAGCCACCATCGAACGAATTAGCCCTACAAAGCCTCGCGTAAATATCCCTCTTGCAGAGACCCTTGCAGAAAGAGGCATCATTTTCGAATACCCTACCGATAAGATCTTCGTAATTCAGCGGCAATTTCGACTCCCAAACGAAATCGGCCGACGACGCTCCCCGGAAAGCCCGGTTTAGTTTTGCGAGCTGGCAGATCTGCATCGGCTCAAGGTGGCCAATAACCGACGCCACACAGCTCTCCGGCAAGTCGCCCAGCCAGGGCACCGGCGACGGGGCTATGGCGGTCGCCGCCGGCAACGAAAACAATAAGCCCATGTGATTGCAATCAACGAACCGAATTGAATTGGCCGTGGGCGTAATTGGAATATGATGTGGTTTATGTAAATGAAAATATGGAGTGTGGTAAGAGAGG is a window encoding:
- the LOC121772517 gene encoding F-box protein PP2-A12-like; amino-acid sequence: MGLLFSLPAATAIAPSPVPWLGDLPESCVASVIGHLEPMQICQLAKLNRAFRGASSADFVWESKLPLNYEDLIGRVFENDASFCKGLCKRDIYARLCRANSFDGGSKKVWLDKRTANICMSVSSNGLVITGIDDRRYWSRIPTEESRFASVAYLQQIWWFEVDGEIEFPFPAGSYSIFFRLQLGRANKRFGRRVCNSEHVHGWDKKPVRFQLSTSDGQQATKQCYLKEQGRWIHYHAGDFVVSSSCKSIKVKYSMTQIDCTHTKGGLCVDSVQILPAEFKGRLQHF